Genomic DNA from Thermodesulfobacteriota bacterium:
CGTCCAAGGCGCTGATCGAGATCGCCAACGCCTTCCACCACAGGAATCGGTTCGAGACCATGGGCATTCGCGGGGCCGATGCCGTGCGCGCCGACGTGCCGGCGGTCCTGCGCCGGGTCCGGCAGCTGCGGGACGGGTTCGTCTCCGGCGTGGTCGAGAGCACAGAGGCGCTGGGAGACAAGAACGTACGCGGCCGAGCGCGCTTTCTCGAGCCCAACGTGCTCGAGGTGGAAGGTCGGGTCATCGAGGCCGAGCGGATCGTTCTCGCCACCGGGTCGAGCCCCGTGGTGCCGGAGCCCTGGCAGGCGCTCGGGAATCGGGTATTCACCAGCGACGAGATCTTCGAACGGGACGATCTGCCCCGCCGGGTCGCCGTGGTGGGGCTGGGGGCGGTGGGCCTTGAGCTCGCCCAGGCCATGGCGCGCCTCGGCGGCGAGGTGACCGGCCTCGACACCGCTCGAACCCTGGGCGGCCTGACCGATCCTCGGGTCGCCGAGGTCCTGGTGGAGACCCTGGAGCGGGAGTTCGCCGTTCACCTGGGCCAAGAAGCCGAACCAGAGCTCCGGGGGAACGAACTGTGGATCGCCATCGGAGAGCGTCGGATCCCTGTGGACGCCGTGCTGATGGCCGTGGGGCGGCGCCCCAACCTGGACGACCTGGGGCTCGAGGCGCTCGGCGTGGAACTGGGCGAGGGCGGGGTGCCGCGCTTCGACCCGGAGACTCTGCAGGTGGGCGACCTCCCGGTGTTCCTGGCCGGGGACGCCAACGGCCACCGCCCCATCCTGCACGAGGTCGCGGACGAGGGGCGCATCGCCGGCTACGGGGCGGTGCGGGACGACGGCACCTGCTTCGCCCGCCGGGTGCCGCTGCGCCTCACCTTCTGCTCCCCCAACGCGG
This window encodes:
- a CDS encoding dihydrolipoyl dehydrogenase; the encoded protein is MHQKTRVAIVGAGSAGLSAVSEIRKLTDDFLLINAGPYGTTCARVACMPSKALIEIANAFHHRNRFETMGIRGADAVRADVPAVLRRVRQLRDGFVSGVVESTEALGDKNVRGRARFLEPNVLEVEGRVIEAERIVLATGSSPVVPEPWQALGNRVFTSDEIFERDDLPRRVAVVGLGAVGLELAQAMARLGGEVTGLDTARTLGGLTDPRVAEVLVETLEREFAVHLGQEAEPELRGNELWIAIGERRIPVDAVLMAVGRRPNLDDLGLEALGVELGEGGVPRFDPETLQVGDLPVFLAGDANGHRPILHEVADEGRIAGYGAVRDDGTCFARRVPLRLTFCSPNAAVAGTAWGQLPEADVVVGAADFGGQGRARMAGQDRGTLRVYASSPEGTVLGAEMAVPAGEHLAHLVAWAVDRGETVWSLLRKPFYHPTYEEGLRSALQDAAAQLEGPGSAELLLCEAAPHEALC